The following DNA comes from Candidatus Nitrosotalea okcheonensis.
TAATGTGGCCTATTGCTGACTTGATTATGTATAGTCTTGATTGATGCCTTTGCCTGTTCTACATCAGGAAATACTTTGATGAGATTTCTAATTATTTTATCGAATTTTGTCTTGACAATCGCTGCACTGCCGTAATCTTCTGGGAGACCAACAATGAAAAGCGGAACATTACTAGGAATTTTTGACTCGAGTATATTGACAATGTCTTTGTAGGTAATTATGCCATGAACATGATCCCACAAAGTCAGTAAACAGCATGATGCATCATTTTTTAACATGGATTCTATTACAGTGCTAAGAGATTCACCGGTGTCAAGATTCGGAATGCGTGTACTGCCCATATTTCCAATCTCGGACTGGTATTCCTTGTGCAAGTCCAGTCCTCTCAACATGCTTCCTAGCCTTTCGGTAGGCTTTATCACCTGTAACAGATGCATCGAGGTTAAGACATGTGAGACCTTGTTGGCTTTGATGACTGGGAGATGATCTATTTTTTTGGTAAACATTATTTTTCTTGCAGTTGCAAGAGAATCACTATTTTTCACTGTGATTGGATCTGCAGTGAGAATATTGTTTGCCGGTATCCATTTTAAATCCTGTTTATGTAATAGTCCAACAATGTCTTTTACGTCAACTACTCCTACTATCTCATTGCCTTCAACAACGGGAACCGAACGCATTCTATAATGAGACAAAATTGCAGCTGCTTTTTCTATCGTATCATCCCTAGTCAAGGCCTGAATTTTTCGTAAAATTGGTTTGATTTTCATATTTTCTACATCTTTTGTTCCCAAAAGTTCTCTTGCACTCACTGCAAGCACATCCTTGCCATCCATACAAAATACATCATAAGAATTTGAATTTACCATAGCCCCAACTGTTTTGGATACAGTGTATGAAACATCGATGATGGTTGCTTTCTTTAGTATCTTGTTTACCTGAAGATCCCTGACTACTTTCAAATGTGCATAAATAATTTGGGGTGAAACCACTTTCTTCTCTTTTCCTTCTTCTCAATGACAATCAGGGTTATAAAAAGAAACCATATGACTATTGTTTGTGATAATCATCTTGCCTATGAAAGTAAAACTTTTTGAAGAATTCATTGCAATGTTTAGAAGAAAGCCAAAGTCGAAAGGATTGTTAAAATCGTATTTTCTTTTAAGGTCAATCCATAATCAAAAGACAGATCATCTTACGTGCGTTTCGCCATTATCAGTCAATATGTAATCATAACCCCAATTCCCATCTCAATATCCGAGCTCTTCAAATTTCTCGAGATCCTCTCCATACTCGTAATCTGCAATAATCATGCCAATGTAAAACAGCAAGAATAAGAAGTTCTCAGTACATATGTGACTAGATGAAAATAAATTCCAAAGACTTTCGTGTGAAGCCGGGAGAAAAGGTCAGACTCAACAAATGGCCTACAGTGGTAAAGCCTGTTTACAAATCAAAAGATCAGTACAAACAGATACTTTGCGAGCACATCAAGGAGTTAAGCTCGTTACAAAATCTTCTCTATGCATACAACAGATATTCCATATTGTTGATCTTCCAGTCCATGGATGCTGCGGGAAAGGACAGCTCCATCAAACATGTCATGTCAGGCATAAACCCACAAGGCTGTCAAGTCTTTAGTTTTAAGCACCCTAGTGCAAATGAGCTTGAACATGATTTTCTATGGCGTGAAATTCGTTGTCTGCCTGAACGGGGAAAAATTGGCATCTTCAATCGTTCTCATTATGAGGAAGTATTGATTGTTCGCGTACACCCAGATATACTGGATAGTGAAGGAGTTGTTGACAAATCCAACAACAAGGATGTTTGGCGTGGACGATATCGTTCAATCGTAGATCTGGAAAATCACCTATACAGGAACGGGACCAGAATCATCAAGTTTTTTCTCCACATTTCAAAGGAAGAACAGCGAAAGCGTTTTCTCAAGCGTATTGACGACCCAAAAAAGAACTGGAAATTCAGCACTGCAGACATGGCGGAAAGAAAATTCTGGAAGCAATACATAAAGGCTTATGAAGATTGTCTAACTGCTACAAGCATACCTAATTCACCATGGTATGTCATTCCAGCAGATGACAAGGAGAACACTCATCTTATCATTTCCCAGATTGTTCTTGATACGCTAAAAAAACTCAAAATGTCTTACCCAAAGATGGATGCAAAGCGAATGCAGGAATTAAAAACAATCAGAAAACTTTTAGATACCTGAAAGTTGAACTGGACATTTTTCAATCACAGCACAACAGATTAGAAAAAGACTTACTATGGTAATGAGACCAAGAGTTGTTTATTTGTAGAAACATACTTGATGTTCAGATGTACAGCAGTTTCTAGATCTTTTTGTTCTATGCCATTCTTTTCCAGAGAAATTTTCCAGTTCCCAACAATAGGCTACAATGATGTAATCAGGAATCTTTCCAGTGTGCCATTTCCACCCGGATAATATACTACATAGTTTGTCCCATCAAGTGTGATGCTAGAGTACCTTCCACTCGTGCTTATAGTAGATTTGCCAACAAGACATACAGGTGATTCCCCAATTACACATGTTCCGTCGGAGGAGACACATGACATGTGACCTCATCACTTGGTACAAACAACGGATATAGAGACCCAGGAGCGGCAACAATGCTTCCTTGTGTATCAACAAGTGATTTTAGCAGTCCCATGTTTTCAAGTGACATTATAGACGTTCCCCTGTCAAATACATGGTCAATAAACTGCGATACTTGCTTGCCATCAACAACTAGCGATATTGTTCCATACAACGTACCGGAATCCAAGTCATTCATGCAATTTTCTCATGCCTATACCTGTTCTTGATGTACCGGTCATGATATTTCCCATAAGATGATTCAGACTTTATCAGCTTGTCATAGATTTGTTTTGGCACTCCAAAATACCGATAAGTCCCACCATGCTGAAAATCTATTTCCAGTATTTGCCCTGGTTCATCATATCCGATAGTTCGCAGGGTGCCAGACTTGACTCGTATTTTTTCCACCAGATATCACAGTTACAAAATGGCATTCTCAAATCTATCTATTTCTATCCCAGTGGCAATCACAGTTGCATCCCTGTTT
Coding sequences within:
- a CDS encoding KTSC domain-containing protein, which encodes MEKIRVKSGTLRTIGYDEPGQILEIDFQHGGTYRYFGVPKQIYDKLIKSESSYGKYHDRYIKNRYRHEKIA
- a CDS encoding CBS domain-containing protein, translating into MVSPQIIYAHLKVVRDLQVNKILKKATIIDVSYTVSKTVGAMVNSNSYDVFCMDGKDVLAVSARELLGTKDVENMKIKPILRKIQALTRDDTIEKAAAILSHYRMRSVPVVEGNEIVGVVDVKDIVGLLHKQDLKWIPANNILTADPITVKNSDSLATARKIMFTKKIDHLPVIKANKVSHVLTSMHLLQVIKPTERLGSMLRGLDLHKEYQSEIGNMGSTRIPNLDTGESLSTVIESMLKNDASCCLLTLWDHVHGIITYKDIVNILESKIPSNVPLFIVGLPEDYGSAAIVKTKFDKIIRNLIKVFPDVEQAKASIKTIHNQVSNRPHYEVTVRIFSPYRTFNYAEMGWDLSKVFDVLGTKVARNLVQHGKKKRLKTSIRKINKKDIF
- a CDS encoding ADP-polyphosphate phosphotransferase produces the protein MKINSKDFRVKPGEKVRLNKWPTVVKPVYKSKDQYKQILCEHIKELSSLQNLLYAYNRYSILLIFQSMDAAGKDSSIKHVMSGINPQGCQVFSFKHPSANELEHDFLWREIRCLPERGKIGIFNRSHYEEVLIVRVHPDILDSEGVVDKSNNKDVWRGRYRSIVDLENHLYRNGTRIIKFFLHISKEEQRKRFLKRIDDPKKNWKFSTADMAERKFWKQYIKAYEDCLTATSIPNSPWYVIPADDKENTHLIISQIVLDTLKKLKMSYPKMDAKRMQELKTIRKLLDT